A portion of the Manihot esculenta cultivar AM560-2 chromosome 2, M.esculenta_v8, whole genome shotgun sequence genome contains these proteins:
- the LOC110608742 gene encoding serine/threonine-protein kinase EDR1 isoform X3, with product MEEMQDDSGPTEQGPSNSMWWGSDFMEKFESVSLLSQEESLNHKESPRNYEEDGLSSQTASQILWSTGMLSERIPNGFYSVMPDKRLKELFDSIPTLDELRALDGEGIKADIIFVDAKKDKKLSMLKQLIGALVKGLNSNPAAMIKKIAGLVSDFYKRANVESPAKAALEETSHMFDNRGVQLLGQIKHGSCRPRAILFKVLADSVGLESRLMVGLPNDGTAECTDSYKHISVIVVLNSVELLVDLMRFPGQLIPRSTRAIFLTHISAAGESDSAENDSCDSPLEPNSPLCGFSERVDHDSAEKDESLQFHRKLEAAANVSGPALRNMMLRSTTCIDRKLNLSHSEPNIANNFWRRSRKKVIAEQRTASSSYKSEGASTSEARRIRRRSISMTPEVGDDIVRAVRAMNESLKQNRILRQRGDDGSFANSPDDKDNGPDLQKNVSNFDLDCHDEISGRRSALYAVQRDHMNSQKAISLPSSPHQYRSQTSQRRGPSGYVTDEFVSTWNKVLESPMFNNKALLPFQEWNINFSELTVGTRVGIGFFGEVFRGVWNGTDVAIKVFLEQDLTAENMEDFCNEISILSRLRHPNVILFLGACVKPPHLSMVTEYMEMGSLYYMIHLSGQKKRLSWRRRLKMLCDICRGLMCIHRMKIVHRDLKSANCLVNKHSTVKICDFGLSRIMTETPMRDSSSAGTPEWMAPELIRNEPFTEKCDIFSLGVIMWELCTLNRPWEGVPPERVVYAVANEGSRLEIPEGPLGRLISDCWAEPHERPSCEEILSRLLDCEYTLC from the exons ATGGAAGAAATGCAAGATGACTCGGGGCCAACAGAACAAGGGCCTTCTAATTCTATGTGGTGGGGTTCTGATTTTATGGAGAAATTTGAATCTGTTTCTTTGCTTTCACAAGAAGAGAGTTTGAATCATAAGGAATCACCTAGAAATTATGAGGAAGATGGTTTGTCTTCACAGACTGCATCACAAATTCTTTGGAGCACTGGGATGCTTTCTGAACGAATTCCAAATGGTTTCTACTCTGTCATGCCG GATAAAAGGCTAAAAGAGCTCTTTGATAGTATTCCAACTTTAGATGAGCTTCGTGCTTTGGATGGTGAGGGTATCAAGGCTGATATCATTTTTGTGGATGCAAagaaagataaaaaattatctaTGCTGAAGCAGTTGATTGGGGCATTAGTCAAAGGATTGAACTCGAATCCAGCTGCAATGATAAAAAAGATTGCTGGATTG GTGTCTGATTTTTATAAAAGAGCAAATGTGGAAAGTCCAGCAAAAGCTGCACTGGAAGAAACCTCCCACATGTTTGACAATCGAGGTGTTCAGTTACTTGGACAAATAAAGCATGGCTCTTGCCGTCCTCGAGCAATCTTGTTTAAAGTTTTAGCTGATAGTGTAGGTCTTGAAAGTAGGCTTATGGTG GGATTACCAAATGATGGAACTGCTGAGTGCACGGACTCATACAAGCACATTTCTGTGATAGTTGTGTTAAATTCTGTGGAACTACTGGTTGATCTTATGCGATTTCCTGGTCAGTTAATACCTCGGTCAACCAGGGCAATTTTTCTGACCCATATTTCAGCTGCTGGGGAGAGTGATTCTGCCGAAAATGATTCTTGTGATTCACCACTAGAACCAAACAGTCCTCTCTGTGGGTTTTCAGAGAGAGTGGATCATGACAG TGCTGAAAAGGATGAGAGCCTTCAGTTCCATCGGAAGTTAGAGGCAGCTGCAAATGTTTCAGGTCCTGCGTTGCGAAATATGATGTTGCGATCTACTACCTGTATTGACAGAAAATTGAA CTTATCACACAGTGAGCCCAATATTGcaaataacttttggagacGTAGCCGGAAAAAGGTTATTGCTGAACAGCGGACTGCTAGttcaag CTACAAATCAGAGGGTGCATCGACATCAGAAGCTCGTAGAATAAGGAGAAGAAGCATTAGCATGACCCCAGAGGTTGGTGATGACATTGTAAG GGCTGTGCGTGCAATGAATGAATCTTTGAAGCAAAATCGAATTTTAAGGCAGCGAGGTGATGATGGGTCTTTTGCAAACTCTCCAGATGACAAGGACAATGGCCCGGATCTCCAGAAAAAT GTATCTAATTTTGATCTTGATTGTCATGATGAAATATCTGGTAGAAGGTCTGCTTTATATGCTGTTCAAAGGGACCACATGAATTCCCAAAAGGCTATATCATTGCCATCATCTCCACATCAATATAGGAGCCAAACATCGCAAAGAAGAGGACCTTCAGGTTATGTGACTGATGAATTTGTTTCAACATGGAACAAAGTTCTTGAATCTCCCATGTTCAATAATAAGGCTCTATTACCATTCCAAGAATGGAACATTAATTTCTCAGAATTAACTGTTGGGACTCGTGTTGGCATTG GGTTTTTCGGGGAAGTTTTTCGTGGTGTATGGAATGGAACAGATGTTGCAATCAAAGTTTTTCTAGAGCAAGATCTAACTGCTGAAAACATGGAGGACTTTTGCAATGAGATATCCATTCTTAG CCGACTTCGACATCCCAACG TTATCTTATTCTTGGGTGCTTGCGTGAAGCCCCCGCATTTGTCAATGGTTACTGAATATATGGAGATGGGATCTCTGTATTATATGATACATTTGAGTGGTCAGAAGAAGAGGCTTAGTTGGCGGAGGAGGCTAAAAATGTTGTGTGATATATGCAG GGGATTGATGTGCATACATCGGATGAAGATAGTTCATCGTGACCTTAAAAGTGCAAATTGTCTTGTGAACAAACATTCGACCGTTAAGATATGTGATTTCGGGCTCTCCAGAATAATGACCGAGACACCTATGAGAGACTCCTCATCCGCAGGAACTCCAGAATGGATGGCCCCTGAACTTATACGAAATGAGCCCTTTACTGAaaaatgtgatattttcagtCTCGGGGTGATAATGTGGGAGCTCTGCACCCTGAATAGACCATGGGAAGGAGTGCCGCCAGAAAGG GTAGTTTATGCTGTTGCAAATGAGGGATCCCGTTTGGAGATTCCTGAAGGGCCACTGGGCAGGTTAATTTCAG ATTGTTGGGCAGAACCACATGAACGGCCAAGCTGTGAAGAGATACTTTCCCGTTTGCTCGACTGCGAGTACACGCTCTGCTGA
- the LOC110608742 gene encoding serine/threonine-protein kinase EDR1 isoform X1 has product MEEMQDDSGPTEQGPSNSMWWGSDFMEKFESVSLLSQEESLNHKESPRNYEEDGLSSQTASQILWSTGMLSERIPNGFYSVMPDKRLKELFDSIPTLDELRALDGEGIKADIIFVDAKKDKKLSMLKQLIGALVKGLNSNPAAMIKKIAGLVSDFYKRANVESPAKAALEETSHMFDNRGVQLLGQIKHGSCRPRAILFKVLADSVGLESRLMVGLPNDGTAECTDSYKHISVIVVLNSVELLVDLMRFPGQLIPRSTRAIFLTHISAAGESDSAENDSCDSPLEPNSPLCGFSERVDHDSAEKDESLQFHRKLEAAANVSGPALRNMMLRSTTCIDRKLNLSHSEPNIANNFWRRSRKKVIAEQRTASSSWFCSPEHPSFRARGRSMLSGDRHSIRDYADDEVASSYKSEGASTSEARRIRRRSISMTPEVGDDIVRAVRAMNESLKQNRILRQRGDDGSFANSPDDKDNGPDLQKNVSNFDLDCHDEISGRRSALYAVQRDHMNSQKAISLPSSPHQYRSQTSQRRGPSGYVTDEFVSTWNKVLESPMFNNKALLPFQEWNINFSELTVGTRVGIGFFGEVFRGVWNGTDVAIKVFLEQDLTAENMEDFCNEISILSRLRHPNVILFLGACVKPPHLSMVTEYMEMGSLYYMIHLSGQKKRLSWRRRLKMLCDICRGLMCIHRMKIVHRDLKSANCLVNKHSTVKICDFGLSRIMTETPMRDSSSAGTPEWMAPELIRNEPFTEKCDIFSLGVIMWELCTLNRPWEGVPPERVVYAVANEGSRLEIPEGPLGRLISDCWAEPHERPSCEEILSRLLDCEYTLC; this is encoded by the exons ATGGAAGAAATGCAAGATGACTCGGGGCCAACAGAACAAGGGCCTTCTAATTCTATGTGGTGGGGTTCTGATTTTATGGAGAAATTTGAATCTGTTTCTTTGCTTTCACAAGAAGAGAGTTTGAATCATAAGGAATCACCTAGAAATTATGAGGAAGATGGTTTGTCTTCACAGACTGCATCACAAATTCTTTGGAGCACTGGGATGCTTTCTGAACGAATTCCAAATGGTTTCTACTCTGTCATGCCG GATAAAAGGCTAAAAGAGCTCTTTGATAGTATTCCAACTTTAGATGAGCTTCGTGCTTTGGATGGTGAGGGTATCAAGGCTGATATCATTTTTGTGGATGCAAagaaagataaaaaattatctaTGCTGAAGCAGTTGATTGGGGCATTAGTCAAAGGATTGAACTCGAATCCAGCTGCAATGATAAAAAAGATTGCTGGATTG GTGTCTGATTTTTATAAAAGAGCAAATGTGGAAAGTCCAGCAAAAGCTGCACTGGAAGAAACCTCCCACATGTTTGACAATCGAGGTGTTCAGTTACTTGGACAAATAAAGCATGGCTCTTGCCGTCCTCGAGCAATCTTGTTTAAAGTTTTAGCTGATAGTGTAGGTCTTGAAAGTAGGCTTATGGTG GGATTACCAAATGATGGAACTGCTGAGTGCACGGACTCATACAAGCACATTTCTGTGATAGTTGTGTTAAATTCTGTGGAACTACTGGTTGATCTTATGCGATTTCCTGGTCAGTTAATACCTCGGTCAACCAGGGCAATTTTTCTGACCCATATTTCAGCTGCTGGGGAGAGTGATTCTGCCGAAAATGATTCTTGTGATTCACCACTAGAACCAAACAGTCCTCTCTGTGGGTTTTCAGAGAGAGTGGATCATGACAG TGCTGAAAAGGATGAGAGCCTTCAGTTCCATCGGAAGTTAGAGGCAGCTGCAAATGTTTCAGGTCCTGCGTTGCGAAATATGATGTTGCGATCTACTACCTGTATTGACAGAAAATTGAA CTTATCACACAGTGAGCCCAATATTGcaaataacttttggagacGTAGCCGGAAAAAGGTTATTGCTGAACAGCGGACTGCTAGttcaag CTGGTTTTGTAGTCCAGAGCATCCTTCATTTCGAGCACGTGGACGGTCCATGTTAAGTGGTGACAGGCACTCAATTAGAGATTATGCTGATGATGAAGTTGCATCAAG CTACAAATCAGAGGGTGCATCGACATCAGAAGCTCGTAGAATAAGGAGAAGAAGCATTAGCATGACCCCAGAGGTTGGTGATGACATTGTAAG GGCTGTGCGTGCAATGAATGAATCTTTGAAGCAAAATCGAATTTTAAGGCAGCGAGGTGATGATGGGTCTTTTGCAAACTCTCCAGATGACAAGGACAATGGCCCGGATCTCCAGAAAAAT GTATCTAATTTTGATCTTGATTGTCATGATGAAATATCTGGTAGAAGGTCTGCTTTATATGCTGTTCAAAGGGACCACATGAATTCCCAAAAGGCTATATCATTGCCATCATCTCCACATCAATATAGGAGCCAAACATCGCAAAGAAGAGGACCTTCAGGTTATGTGACTGATGAATTTGTTTCAACATGGAACAAAGTTCTTGAATCTCCCATGTTCAATAATAAGGCTCTATTACCATTCCAAGAATGGAACATTAATTTCTCAGAATTAACTGTTGGGACTCGTGTTGGCATTG GGTTTTTCGGGGAAGTTTTTCGTGGTGTATGGAATGGAACAGATGTTGCAATCAAAGTTTTTCTAGAGCAAGATCTAACTGCTGAAAACATGGAGGACTTTTGCAATGAGATATCCATTCTTAG CCGACTTCGACATCCCAACG TTATCTTATTCTTGGGTGCTTGCGTGAAGCCCCCGCATTTGTCAATGGTTACTGAATATATGGAGATGGGATCTCTGTATTATATGATACATTTGAGTGGTCAGAAGAAGAGGCTTAGTTGGCGGAGGAGGCTAAAAATGTTGTGTGATATATGCAG GGGATTGATGTGCATACATCGGATGAAGATAGTTCATCGTGACCTTAAAAGTGCAAATTGTCTTGTGAACAAACATTCGACCGTTAAGATATGTGATTTCGGGCTCTCCAGAATAATGACCGAGACACCTATGAGAGACTCCTCATCCGCAGGAACTCCAGAATGGATGGCCCCTGAACTTATACGAAATGAGCCCTTTACTGAaaaatgtgatattttcagtCTCGGGGTGATAATGTGGGAGCTCTGCACCCTGAATAGACCATGGGAAGGAGTGCCGCCAGAAAGG GTAGTTTATGCTGTTGCAAATGAGGGATCCCGTTTGGAGATTCCTGAAGGGCCACTGGGCAGGTTAATTTCAG ATTGTTGGGCAGAACCACATGAACGGCCAAGCTGTGAAGAGATACTTTCCCGTTTGCTCGACTGCGAGTACACGCTCTGCTGA
- the LOC110608742 gene encoding probable serine/threonine-protein kinase SIS8 isoform X2, protein MEEMQDDSGPTEQGPSNSMWWGSDFMEKFESVSLLSQEESLNHKESPRNYEEDGLSSQTASQILWSTGMLSERIPNGFYSVMPDKRLKELFDSIPTLDELRALDGEGIKADIIFVDAKKDKKLSMLKQLIGALVKGLNSNPAAMIKKIAGLVSDFYKRANVESPAKAALEETSHMFDNRGVQLLGQIKHGSCRPRAILFKVLADSVGLESRLMVGLPNDGTAECTDSYKHISVIVVLNSVELLVDLMRFPGQLIPRSTRAIFLTHISAAGESDSAENDSCDSPLEPNSPLCGFSERVDHDSAEKDESLQFHRKLEAAANVSGPALRNMMLRSTTCIDRKLNLSHSEPNIANNFWRRSRKKVIAEQRTASSSPEHPSFRARGRSMLSGDRHSIRDYADDEVASSYKSEGASTSEARRIRRRSISMTPEVGDDIVRAVRAMNESLKQNRILRQRGDDGSFANSPDDKDNGPDLQKNVSNFDLDCHDEISGRRSALYAVQRDHMNSQKAISLPSSPHQYRSQTSQRRGPSGYVTDEFVSTWNKVLESPMFNNKALLPFQEWNINFSELTVGTRVGIGFFGEVFRGVWNGTDVAIKVFLEQDLTAENMEDFCNEISILSRLRHPNVILFLGACVKPPHLSMVTEYMEMGSLYYMIHLSGQKKRLSWRRRLKMLCDICRGLMCIHRMKIVHRDLKSANCLVNKHSTVKICDFGLSRIMTETPMRDSSSAGTPEWMAPELIRNEPFTEKCDIFSLGVIMWELCTLNRPWEGVPPERVVYAVANEGSRLEIPEGPLGRLISDCWAEPHERPSCEEILSRLLDCEYTLC, encoded by the exons ATGGAAGAAATGCAAGATGACTCGGGGCCAACAGAACAAGGGCCTTCTAATTCTATGTGGTGGGGTTCTGATTTTATGGAGAAATTTGAATCTGTTTCTTTGCTTTCACAAGAAGAGAGTTTGAATCATAAGGAATCACCTAGAAATTATGAGGAAGATGGTTTGTCTTCACAGACTGCATCACAAATTCTTTGGAGCACTGGGATGCTTTCTGAACGAATTCCAAATGGTTTCTACTCTGTCATGCCG GATAAAAGGCTAAAAGAGCTCTTTGATAGTATTCCAACTTTAGATGAGCTTCGTGCTTTGGATGGTGAGGGTATCAAGGCTGATATCATTTTTGTGGATGCAAagaaagataaaaaattatctaTGCTGAAGCAGTTGATTGGGGCATTAGTCAAAGGATTGAACTCGAATCCAGCTGCAATGATAAAAAAGATTGCTGGATTG GTGTCTGATTTTTATAAAAGAGCAAATGTGGAAAGTCCAGCAAAAGCTGCACTGGAAGAAACCTCCCACATGTTTGACAATCGAGGTGTTCAGTTACTTGGACAAATAAAGCATGGCTCTTGCCGTCCTCGAGCAATCTTGTTTAAAGTTTTAGCTGATAGTGTAGGTCTTGAAAGTAGGCTTATGGTG GGATTACCAAATGATGGAACTGCTGAGTGCACGGACTCATACAAGCACATTTCTGTGATAGTTGTGTTAAATTCTGTGGAACTACTGGTTGATCTTATGCGATTTCCTGGTCAGTTAATACCTCGGTCAACCAGGGCAATTTTTCTGACCCATATTTCAGCTGCTGGGGAGAGTGATTCTGCCGAAAATGATTCTTGTGATTCACCACTAGAACCAAACAGTCCTCTCTGTGGGTTTTCAGAGAGAGTGGATCATGACAG TGCTGAAAAGGATGAGAGCCTTCAGTTCCATCGGAAGTTAGAGGCAGCTGCAAATGTTTCAGGTCCTGCGTTGCGAAATATGATGTTGCGATCTACTACCTGTATTGACAGAAAATTGAA CTTATCACACAGTGAGCCCAATATTGcaaataacttttggagacGTAGCCGGAAAAAGGTTATTGCTGAACAGCGGACTGCTAGttcaag TCCAGAGCATCCTTCATTTCGAGCACGTGGACGGTCCATGTTAAGTGGTGACAGGCACTCAATTAGAGATTATGCTGATGATGAAGTTGCATCAAG CTACAAATCAGAGGGTGCATCGACATCAGAAGCTCGTAGAATAAGGAGAAGAAGCATTAGCATGACCCCAGAGGTTGGTGATGACATTGTAAG GGCTGTGCGTGCAATGAATGAATCTTTGAAGCAAAATCGAATTTTAAGGCAGCGAGGTGATGATGGGTCTTTTGCAAACTCTCCAGATGACAAGGACAATGGCCCGGATCTCCAGAAAAAT GTATCTAATTTTGATCTTGATTGTCATGATGAAATATCTGGTAGAAGGTCTGCTTTATATGCTGTTCAAAGGGACCACATGAATTCCCAAAAGGCTATATCATTGCCATCATCTCCACATCAATATAGGAGCCAAACATCGCAAAGAAGAGGACCTTCAGGTTATGTGACTGATGAATTTGTTTCAACATGGAACAAAGTTCTTGAATCTCCCATGTTCAATAATAAGGCTCTATTACCATTCCAAGAATGGAACATTAATTTCTCAGAATTAACTGTTGGGACTCGTGTTGGCATTG GGTTTTTCGGGGAAGTTTTTCGTGGTGTATGGAATGGAACAGATGTTGCAATCAAAGTTTTTCTAGAGCAAGATCTAACTGCTGAAAACATGGAGGACTTTTGCAATGAGATATCCATTCTTAG CCGACTTCGACATCCCAACG TTATCTTATTCTTGGGTGCTTGCGTGAAGCCCCCGCATTTGTCAATGGTTACTGAATATATGGAGATGGGATCTCTGTATTATATGATACATTTGAGTGGTCAGAAGAAGAGGCTTAGTTGGCGGAGGAGGCTAAAAATGTTGTGTGATATATGCAG GGGATTGATGTGCATACATCGGATGAAGATAGTTCATCGTGACCTTAAAAGTGCAAATTGTCTTGTGAACAAACATTCGACCGTTAAGATATGTGATTTCGGGCTCTCCAGAATAATGACCGAGACACCTATGAGAGACTCCTCATCCGCAGGAACTCCAGAATGGATGGCCCCTGAACTTATACGAAATGAGCCCTTTACTGAaaaatgtgatattttcagtCTCGGGGTGATAATGTGGGAGCTCTGCACCCTGAATAGACCATGGGAAGGAGTGCCGCCAGAAAGG GTAGTTTATGCTGTTGCAAATGAGGGATCCCGTTTGGAGATTCCTGAAGGGCCACTGGGCAGGTTAATTTCAG ATTGTTGGGCAGAACCACATGAACGGCCAAGCTGTGAAGAGATACTTTCCCGTTTGCTCGACTGCGAGTACACGCTCTGCTGA